The proteins below are encoded in one region of Candidatus Moraniibacteriota bacterium:
- a CDS encoding UDP-N-acetylmuramoyl-L-alanyl-D-glutamate--2,6-diaminopimelate ligase translates to MKRFLSTVIPQSIKNLYHLMQAMSACLYYGFPGRKIQIIGVTGTNGKTTTTQLIARILEQSGRKVAVASTINFQIGEKKWVNSSKFTTLSAWKLQKFLREAVDISCEYAVIETSSHALDQNRVWGVPYALAVMTNVTREHLDYHKTMAEYRKAKKQLFRIAKRAVVNLDMDEPEYFSTKEKNQTLFYSTKDRNAHLFAERIELDFDNTEFVCDDVHFRIHLPGLFNVENALAALGVARLLDIDFSIAKEALAHVQVIPGRMELVKNTFGIDIIIDYAVTPDSFEKLYESVLPLQIPGTKIIHVFGACGDRDRGKRPIMGEIATSNADIIILTNEDPFSEDPEQILDDIEKGIIKKKEKNYFRIFDRREAIKKSLSLAEIGDIVLITGKGAEETMAIGEERIVWNERQAIEEELKKRI, encoded by the coding sequence ATGAAACGCTTTCTTTCAACTGTTATTCCACAAAGCATAAAGAATTTGTATCACCTGATGCAGGCGATGAGCGCCTGTTTGTATTACGGTTTTCCTGGAAGAAAGATACAAATCATTGGCGTGACAGGAACAAATGGAAAGACAACAACGACACAACTCATCGCACGTATCCTCGAACAGTCAGGAAGAAAAGTTGCTGTTGCCTCAACTATCAACTTTCAGATAGGGGAGAAAAAATGGGTGAATAGTTCCAAGTTTACTACCCTTTCCGCCTGGAAGCTCCAAAAATTTCTCAGGGAAGCCGTGGATATATCGTGTGAATATGCTGTTATCGAGACATCATCGCATGCTCTTGATCAGAACAGGGTATGGGGCGTACCCTACGCGCTTGCTGTGATGACCAATGTGACTCGCGAACATCTCGATTATCACAAAACAATGGCAGAATACCGCAAGGCAAAAAAACAACTTTTTCGTATTGCTAAACGTGCCGTGGTGAATCTTGACATGGATGAACCGGAGTATTTTTCTACCAAAGAGAAGAATCAAACCCTTTTCTATAGTACGAAAGATCGTAATGCACATCTCTTTGCTGAACGCATAGAACTTGATTTCGATAACACCGAGTTCGTTTGCGATGATGTGCATTTCCGTATTCATTTGCCAGGACTCTTTAATGTCGAAAACGCATTGGCTGCTCTCGGCGTCGCACGACTCCTCGATATCGATTTTTCGATTGCCAAAGAAGCTCTTGCACATGTTCAGGTGATTCCAGGAAGGATGGAACTTGTCAAAAATACTTTTGGGATTGATATTATTATCGACTATGCGGTTACTCCTGATTCTTTTGAAAAGTTGTATGAGTCCGTACTTCCTCTCCAAATACCTGGTACAAAAATTATTCACGTTTTTGGCGCTTGTGGTGATCGTGATCGAGGCAAGCGTCCGATAATGGGAGAGATCGCAACGAGCAATGCTGATATTATTATTCTTACCAATGAAGATCCTTTTTCTGAAGACCCGGAACAGATTCTCGATGATATCGAAAAAGGAATAATAAAGAAAAAAGAGAAAAACTATTTTCGTATTTTTGATCGCAGGGAAGCTATCAAAAAATCCCTTTCTTTGGCCGAGATCGGTGATATTGTACTCATTACGGGCAAGGGTGCCGAAGAGACAATGGCGATTGGTGAAGAACGTATTGTTTGGAATGAGCGACAGGCAATAGAAGAAGAGTTAAAAAAACGAATCTGA
- a CDS encoding divergent PAP2 family protein translates to MEATTYLVFLIPITVGIITQAIKFILYTIKHGWNIEYAFTHGHMPSAHTSLVISLLVTMAHYEGINSAAFALSAVLSFIVIDDAARIRMYLGDQGRYLNMLIDQLKGEIDESKFPRLKERVGHRVSEILGGAFIGFFLTLFFISLF, encoded by the coding sequence ATGGAAGCTACTACCTATCTCGTATTTCTTATTCCGATCACAGTCGGCATCATTACACAAGCCATAAAGTTTATTCTCTACACCATCAAACATGGTTGGAACATAGAGTATGCGTTTACACACGGTCATATGCCGAGCGCTCATACGAGTCTCGTAATATCGCTTCTCGTAACGATGGCACACTACGAAGGTATCAATTCAGCCGCCTTTGCACTCTCTGCCGTACTCTCATTTATTGTCATCGATGATGCAGCCCGTATTCGTATGTATCTCGGTGATCAGGGTCGCTATCTCAATATGCTCATTGATCAACTCAAAGGAGAAATCGATGAAAGTAAATTCCCTCGTCTCAAAGAACGCGTTGGTCATCGTGTCAGCGAAATACTTGGTGGAGCTTTCATAGGATTCTTTCTCACTCTCTTTTTCATCTCGCTCTTCTAA
- a CDS encoding LemA family protein, whose product MNATLIILIVIVLFVLYIVAIYNGLVQLRNRVSEAWSDIDVQLKRRYDLIPNLISTVKGYASHESSVFEKVTEARANAMQAGTPGEKAEAENMLSGTLKSLFAVSEAYPDLKANTNFLELQRELSDTENKIQASRRFYNGNVLELNNKIDMFPSNIIASMFAFTKREFFEIAEAEKEPVKVVF is encoded by the coding sequence ATGAATGCAACCCTTATTATTCTCATTGTTATTGTTTTGTTCGTACTGTACATTGTCGCGATATACAACGGACTTGTTCAGCTTCGCAATCGCGTGAGTGAAGCGTGGAGTGATATCGATGTGCAACTCAAACGTCGTTATGACCTCATCCCAAACCTGATCAGTACCGTAAAGGGATATGCTTCACATGAATCCAGTGTCTTTGAGAAAGTGACCGAGGCCCGAGCGAACGCAATGCAAGCCGGAACCCCTGGAGAAAAAGCAGAAGCAGAAAACATGCTTTCTGGGACACTGAAATCATTGTTTGCGGTCTCAGAAGCGTATCCAGACCTCAAGGCCAATACGAACTTCCTCGAATTGCAACGCGAGCTCTCTGATACAGAGAATAAAATTCAGGCCTCTCGTCGATTCTATAACGGCAATGTTCTCGAACTCAACAACAAGATCGATATGTTTCCGAGCAATATCATCGCGAGTATGTTTGCCTTTACCAAGCGTGAATTCTTTGAAATAGCCGAAGCAGAAAAAGAACCAGTCAAAGTGGTTTTCTAG
- a CDS encoding M48 family metallopeptidase → MATLYNQYDKNIRLTWVYITMFLLFVIGVGYVFAGAMQSSMVLYIAVAFSTITSFISYWWSDKIVLSMSGAKELTFAENKEIYRLVENLTITAGLPLPKIYTIEDTAMNAFATGRDPKHGVICLTTGIIARLEKNELEGVIAHELSHIGNRDTLLSTVVVILVGFVALLADWFRHWAWFGGNRDSDSKNQLQVILMIAAIILSILAPLFAMLIQLAISRKREFLADASGALLTRYPEGLASALEKISTDTEPLEAANRATAHLYIANPFKGKNLTKLFMTHPPMEERVAALRGMEVK, encoded by the coding sequence ATGGCAACACTCTACAATCAATATGACAAGAATATTCGTCTGACATGGGTATATATCACAATGTTTCTTCTGTTCGTTATCGGTGTCGGGTATGTATTCGCAGGGGCGATGCAGTCGAGTATGGTGCTCTATATCGCGGTTGCTTTTTCGACCATCACGAGTTTCATATCGTACTGGTGGAGTGACAAAATTGTGCTTTCGATGAGCGGAGCCAAAGAGCTCACTTTTGCAGAAAACAAAGAAATTTATCGTCTCGTAGAAAATCTCACTATCACTGCTGGTCTGCCCTTGCCAAAAATCTATACCATCGAAGATACAGCGATGAATGCTTTTGCGACGGGTCGTGATCCGAAGCATGGAGTGATTTGTCTCACAACAGGGATTATTGCTCGATTGGAGAAAAATGAGCTCGAAGGTGTGATTGCTCACGAACTCTCGCACATCGGCAATCGCGATACACTTCTCTCGACGGTCGTAGTGATTCTCGTCGGGTTTGTAGCACTCCTCGCAGACTGGTTCCGACATTGGGCCTGGTTCGGAGGGAATCGTGATAGTGACAGCAAAAATCAGCTCCAAGTCATTCTTATGATTGCTGCCATCATCCTGTCGATTCTCGCGCCGCTTTTTGCGATGCTCATACAACTTGCTATTTCACGCAAGCGTGAGTTTTTGGCGGATGCTTCTGGAGCTCTGCTCACACGTTATCCTGAGGGACTGGCGAGTGCGCTCGAGAAGATTTCTACCGATACTGAGCCACTCGAAGCAGCCAATAGAGCGACAGCACACCTCTACATTGCCAATCCTTTTAAGGGGAAAAATCTGACCAAGCTTTTTATGACGCACCCTCCGATGGAGGAACGAGTCGCCGCACTTCGAGGGATGGAGGTTAAGTAA
- a CDS encoding DUF2339 domain-containing protein: MSWILSIVAIIMVLSLRGRVQYLEKTVKQLTEGAVIKETVSQTSETTNAPVFSQSVSGNETVEQTTEIDSSSPSRQAVSVDPLTRFFRWFAVDWLMKIGAILLFLGIGWIVTVVFWDAIGEVGQVSLGLFLGIAILFFGMKRIGQYSSQGSVLLGLGAGVTFFTLFAARTTYDMFSPASVLIFMFFVAVFVAYVSVTYKNFPVALMGLFLGGIAPLLTASAVPSVFGLFSYLFVLCLGTLWVVRLTGWRNLTVTAIILYGLYTLPFLFSFSFAVPDQGTKVLFAILFASLFFVASILSVLYDKKAEMADLVVSLINGLILLGWIVSVVSPELRSIAAVLVAIVSSVGAFAVYSLSSLREPVYTHALVAGVFIGMATAFELHGALLTIAYILEATALVLGARFILQESRAVRRSSVVLLLPAMLSFTSLVRYSMAHEFLTADFFVLLLMTLMFFLLAPIFLEDEQSSETSHAGIGTISLVVGSLYALVLVWLVLHNILSSDQATTIALLLYTIIGMVLYVNGKMSAKNNQKVSGTALLIFVVGHLLLIDVWGMDVVGRIVTFSLVGVLLMSTAFIGKKRIE; the protein is encoded by the coding sequence ATGTCGTGGATCTTAAGTATCGTGGCGATCATTATGGTGCTGAGTTTGCGTGGACGAGTGCAGTATCTCGAGAAGACAGTGAAGCAATTGACAGAGGGCGCGGTAATAAAAGAGACCGTTTCTCAAACGTCTGAGACCACAAACGCTCCTGTTTTTTCACAATCCGTTTCAGGTAATGAAACAGTAGAGCAGACTACAGAGATTGACTCATCTTCTCCATCACGACAAGCTGTTTCTGTTGATCCTTTGACACGCTTCTTTCGATGGTTTGCAGTGGATTGGCTGATGAAGATAGGAGCTATCCTACTCTTTCTCGGTATCGGTTGGATTGTTACGGTTGTATTTTGGGATGCGATCGGAGAAGTCGGACAAGTGTCTCTCGGTCTCTTCCTTGGTATAGCTATTCTCTTTTTTGGAATGAAACGTATCGGACAATACAGCAGTCAGGGGAGTGTGCTTCTCGGACTCGGTGCTGGCGTGACCTTTTTCACTCTTTTTGCGGCTCGTACAACATACGATATGTTCTCACCTGCGAGCGTCCTTATTTTTATGTTCTTTGTCGCTGTTTTTGTAGCATACGTGAGCGTGACATACAAGAATTTTCCCGTGGCACTTATGGGATTATTTCTCGGAGGCATCGCACCACTTCTGACGGCCTCTGCTGTACCGAGTGTTTTTGGACTTTTCTCATATTTGTTTGTCCTGTGTCTCGGGACACTTTGGGTGGTCCGTCTGACGGGCTGGAGAAATCTGACAGTAACTGCCATTATCCTCTATGGATTGTATACACTCCCTTTCCTTTTTTCTTTCTCTTTTGCCGTGCCAGATCAAGGGACGAAAGTTCTCTTTGCTATTCTTTTTGCATCACTTTTCTTTGTCGCAAGCATTCTCTCTGTGTTGTATGACAAGAAGGCAGAAATGGCAGATCTGGTCGTAAGCCTCATCAATGGACTGATTCTTCTTGGATGGATTGTCAGTGTTGTATCGCCTGAGTTGCGAAGTATTGCTGCCGTGTTAGTGGCTATTGTTTCTTCGGTTGGTGCTTTCGCAGTGTATTCGTTGTCTTCTCTCCGTGAACCTGTATATACACATGCTCTCGTCGCAGGAGTGTTTATCGGTATGGCGACGGCTTTTGAGCTCCACGGTGCGCTTCTGACCATCGCTTACATTTTGGAGGCAACAGCCTTGGTGCTTGGCGCGCGATTTATTCTGCAGGAGAGTAGGGCGGTACGTCGTAGTTCTGTCGTGCTTCTGCTTCCGGCGATGCTCTCTTTTACCAGTCTCGTACGATATTCGATGGCGCATGAATTTCTAACTGCTGATTTCTTTGTTCTCCTCCTTATGACTCTTATGTTTTTTCTTTTGGCACCGATTTTTCTCGAGGACGAACAATCATCAGAAACTTCTCACGCAGGAATAGGTACAATATCTCTCGTTGTCGGTTCTCTGTATGCTCTCGTCTTGGTATGGCTTGTCCTTCATAACATTCTTTCATCGGATCAGGCAACAACTATTGCACTTCTCCTTTATACGATCATAGGAATGGTTCTTTATGTCAATGGGAAAATGTCTGCCAAGAACAATCAGAAAGTTTCTGGTACAGCACTCCTTATTTTTGTGGTCGGACATCTTCTCTTGATTGATGTGTGGGGAATGGACGTCGTGGGTCGGATCGTGACGTTCTCACTCGTGGGAGTGTTGCTTATGAGCACTGCTTTTATCGGTAAGAAAAGAATAGAATAA
- a CDS encoding thrombospondin type 3 repeat-containing protein — MKYIFRFLFLMIALVIGSVSVSAKNTVTPEATLSFFQSVIPITVSPSIPTVFEMPITDPAFRDRDFALYEETTQTFQPAFYREKRTPLQFSLQSDSAIGAGSLSALTDGLDTFVEFPVSLSTEENSVTIDFRSEQLSTLSGIVLIREPYGALPKTVEISRVDADGTPQIVLARTNVSDQTIRFLKTTSDHFRISLGYNQPLRLQEISFFNEEMLNLEERSIRFLARPGEKYALYFRADRPFFLSFREEPNLISDKDIQKVAQGTVIVNTLYLPADMDGDSVIDERDNCINDANTDQRDENTNGRGDVCDDYDRDSVINSEDNCPSHPNLNQRDTDNDGKGDVCDGEESRVTERYAWLPWLVMGIGVLVVGGLFVATIRGKK, encoded by the coding sequence ATGAAATATATTTTCCGCTTCCTTTTTTTGATGATTGCTCTCGTCATTGGGAGTGTTTCGGTGTCTGCAAAAAATACAGTGACACCTGAAGCAACGCTGTCTTTCTTTCAATCGGTTATACCAATAACCGTATCACCTTCTATTCCGACTGTTTTTGAAATGCCGATTACCGACCCAGCGTTTCGAGACAGAGACTTTGCTCTCTACGAAGAAACAACTCAGACATTTCAACCAGCATTCTATAGGGAAAAAAGGACACCTTTACAGTTTTCTCTCCAGAGCGACAGTGCTATTGGTGCAGGGTCTCTCTCTGCACTGACAGATGGACTCGATACTTTTGTGGAATTTCCCGTGTCTCTTTCGACAGAAGAGAATAGTGTGACAATCGATTTTCGATCAGAACAATTGTCGACGCTCTCTGGTATCGTGTTGATACGTGAGCCGTATGGAGCATTACCGAAAACAGTGGAAATTAGCAGAGTAGATGCAGATGGAACACCTCAAATCGTTTTGGCTCGTACAAACGTTTCTGATCAAACAATTCGTTTTTTGAAAACAACGAGTGATCATTTCCGTATTTCTCTCGGATACAATCAGCCACTTCGTTTGCAGGAAATCAGTTTCTTCAACGAAGAAATGCTCAATCTCGAAGAACGATCAATTCGTTTCCTCGCTCGTCCGGGAGAAAAATACGCACTCTATTTTCGTGCGGATCGTCCGTTCTTTTTGTCTTTTCGTGAGGAACCAAACCTCATCTCTGATAAAGACATACAAAAAGTAGCTCAAGGTACGGTCATAGTGAATACTCTTTATCTGCCTGCTGATATGGATGGAGACAGCGTCATAGATGAACGAGATAATTGTATCAATGATGCGAATACTGATCAGCGAGATGAAAACACGAATGGAAGAGGTGATGTGTGCGATGATTATGATCGGGACAGTGTCATCAATAGTGAGGACAATTGCCCGTCTCATCCCAATCTCAACCAGCGAGATACAGATAACGATGGGAAGGGTGATGTCTGTGATGGAGAAGAGAGTCGTGTCACAGAGCGTTATGCGTGGCTTCCTTGGCTTGTGATGGGAATAGGCGTACTTGTTGTCGGAGGGCTTTTTGTCGCTACGATACGAGGCAAGAAATAA
- the pyk gene encoding pyruvate kinase, producing MKQTKIVATIGPASESKEMLRKMILAGMNVVRLNFSHGAYEWHKAVIDRVRELSLEMHVPIAILADIQGPRIRTEVKEEIVLVKGDRIRLSDIAKKEVLADSEYPTALLDMAGMIDGVDVNHSILIEDGTMELVVREKGADFVLAEAKNDGVIKNRKGVTLPDSHLELSILSEKDRNDVRFVVEQEVDYIGLSFVGSARDIAEVRELIQNVISEGSPVPKIVSKIERKEAIRNLTEIIKGSDAVMVARGDLGIEMPESEVAILQKQIIAESLRAAKPVIVATQMLKSMTENPRPTRAEVSDVSNAVIDHADAVMLSEESAMGKYPVEAIAMMAEIIEKTEESPFDDMYKTLNVNFQSETATMMRSVYELAKSFHVQAILLFSVSGHAAKLLSHFRPENKIFVATKSRNTYNELALVWGVNPYVFENDEETEDFITHLMEVTKNDGKLMSGDQVVIFHGRTKQEDNMKLVGIKEIR from the coding sequence ATGAAACAAACAAAAATCGTCGCCACGATCGGACCCGCATCAGAATCCAAAGAGATGTTACGGAAAATGATACTTGCAGGAATGAATGTGGTGCGTCTCAATTTCTCACACGGTGCATACGAGTGGCACAAAGCAGTCATCGACAGAGTTCGCGAACTCTCTCTTGAGATGCATGTACCGATTGCTATTTTGGCTGATATTCAGGGACCGCGGATTCGCACGGAAGTAAAAGAAGAGATTGTTCTCGTAAAAGGGGATCGTATTCGTTTGAGTGATATTGCCAAGAAAGAAGTTCTCGCAGACTCAGAATATCCGACAGCGCTTCTTGATATGGCCGGTATGATCGATGGTGTGGATGTCAATCACAGCATTCTTATTGAAGATGGCACAATGGAGCTCGTGGTACGAGAAAAAGGAGCTGATTTTGTTCTTGCAGAGGCAAAAAATGACGGAGTGATCAAGAACCGAAAGGGCGTCACTCTTCCTGATTCGCATCTCGAACTTTCTATTCTTTCAGAAAAAGACAGAAATGATGTGCGGTTTGTTGTGGAACAGGAAGTGGATTATATCGGACTGTCATTTGTTGGATCAGCGAGAGATATTGCAGAAGTACGTGAGCTCATACAAAATGTCATTTCAGAAGGATCTCCTGTTCCGAAAATTGTTTCCAAGATCGAACGCAAAGAAGCAATAAGAAATCTCACTGAAATTATAAAAGGAAGTGATGCGGTGATGGTGGCGCGAGGAGATCTCGGTATCGAGATGCCAGAGAGTGAAGTTGCTATTTTGCAAAAGCAAATTATTGCGGAGAGTTTGCGAGCAGCCAAGCCAGTGATTGTTGCTACTCAAATGCTCAAGAGCATGACAGAAAATCCTCGTCCGACACGTGCCGAAGTCTCCGATGTGTCCAATGCGGTCATCGATCATGCGGATGCTGTGATGCTCTCCGAAGAATCCGCGATGGGTAAATATCCTGTGGAAGCCATTGCTATGATGGCGGAGATTATAGAGAAAACAGAAGAATCACCATTCGATGATATGTATAAGACGCTCAATGTGAATTTTCAGAGTGAGACAGCAACGATGATGAGAAGTGTATACGAGCTGGCAAAAAGCTTCCATGTTCAAGCAATCCTTTTGTTTTCGGTGAGTGGGCATGCTGCCAAACTCCTCTCTCATTTTCGTCCCGAGAACAAAATATTTGTTGCTACCAAGAGCCGCAATACCTACAATGAATTGGCTCTCGTATGGGGTGTGAATCCATATGTCTTCGAAAACGATGAAGAAACAGAAGATTTCATTACTCATTTGATGGAGGTGACAAAGAATGACGGAAAACTTATGAGTGGAGATCAGGTGGTGATATTTCACGGACGAACAAAACAGGAAGATAACATGAAACTTGTCGGAATCAAAGAAATACGATAG
- a CDS encoding GIY-YIG nuclease family protein → MNKKQMYYVYVLQSKKNKRLYKGVTNDLKRRLKEHNSGNVPFTKNLMPWELIYYEAFQNKEDANREEKFLKSGKGRDRIKWLLKSVLEEK, encoded by the coding sequence GTGAATAAAAAGCAAATGTATTACGTTTATGTTCTTCAAAGTAAGAAAAATAAACGCCTTTATAAAGGCGTAACAAATGATTTAAAACGAAGATTGAAAGAACATAATAGTGGAAATGTTCCTTTTACGAAAAATTTAATGCCTTGGGAATTGATATATTATGAAGCGTTTCAGAATAAAGAAGATGCAAATAGAGAAGAAAAGTTTTTAAAAAGTGGAAAAGGGAGAGATCGAATAAAGTGGTTATTGAAAAGTGTACTTGAGGAAAAATAA
- a CDS encoding helix-turn-helix domain-containing protein, whose protein sequence is MKHGLEYSLCPLEKTLRMIVGKWKTILIWHLGSGKKRYGELKKLVPKISEKMLIQSLRELEQHELVTRKVYPTIPPKVEYTLSRKGKSLAPLICALNTWGKKHL, encoded by the coding sequence ATGAAACACGGTTTGGAATATTCGCTTTGCCCTCTCGAAAAGACGCTTCGTATGATTGTCGGGAAATGGAAGACGATTCTTATCTGGCATCTCGGAAGTGGAAAAAAGCGCTATGGAGAGCTCAAAAAGCTTGTTCCGAAAATCAGCGAAAAAATGCTTATTCAGTCTCTTCGTGAACTCGAACAACACGAACTCGTCACACGAAAAGTCTATCCGACCATCCCTCCTAAAGTAGAATACACTCTCAGTCGTAAAGGGAAGAGTCTTGCCCCTCTCATCTGTGCGCTCAATACGTGGGGGAAGAAACATTTATAA
- a CDS encoding NAD(P)H-dependent oxidoreductase codes for MAETLKALQWRYATKKYDTEKKLSADQIHLLKESLRLSPSSFGLQPWHFIVVEDTETRKKLRAAGYDQPAFTDASHLIVLATEINVDKTLIDKYIADTVSTRGIPTESLEGFRTMMEGAVAMKGEEGAREWAARQVYISLGVLLTTAALEGIDATPMEGFDTAQCDHILGLGDRGLTARVIVSLGFRSGEDTAATQTKVRYSEEQVFTTL; via the coding sequence ATGGCAGAAACACTTAAGGCATTGCAATGGCGTTATGCGACCAAGAAATATGATACAGAGAAGAAATTGTCAGCAGATCAGATACATCTCCTCAAGGAGTCCCTTCGTCTCTCCCCATCATCGTTTGGATTGCAACCATGGCATTTTATCGTCGTCGAAGATACTGAAACACGAAAGAAGCTCCGCGCCGCAGGGTATGACCAACCTGCATTTACTGATGCATCGCATCTCATTGTTTTGGCAACAGAAATAAATGTCGATAAAACACTTATAGATAAATATATCGCGGATACTGTTTCGACAAGAGGTATTCCTACAGAAAGTCTCGAGGGATTTCGTACGATGATGGAAGGCGCTGTCGCTATGAAAGGGGAAGAGGGCGCGCGTGAATGGGCTGCACGACAGGTGTATATTTCTCTTGGAGTACTCCTCACCACTGCGGCACTCGAAGGTATTGATGCCACTCCGATGGAAGGATTTGACACGGCACAGTGTGATCATATCTTGGGTCTTGGGGATCGCGGACTGACAGCACGAGTGATTGTCTCACTTGGATTCCGTTCGGGAGAAGATACCGCTGCCACTCAGACAAAAGTTCGTTATAGCGAGGAACAGGTCTTTACTACTCTCTAG
- a CDS encoding PAS domain S-box protein — MKHIDLNATEALFEQVFLQSSLSTQILDSNGWCERINPKLSELFGVQPEALEGKVYNIFKDEMLKQAGVLPELHKVFDEGISTEWEILFDIGVAAESQNIQVKEKKKRWFHNWAFPILDQNGKVSHVIIQHTDITQKKKDEDNLALSEKRMRSYFNTPLYGVAITSPGKKWLEVNDALCTLLGYAREEILATTWEAMTYPDDIAPDVALFNQVMAGEIDQYTLNKRFIHKNMSVIWVKLSILCVKKEDNTIDYVVATIEDITERKKTEEAFKERNEEVEKMNSFMMNREIKMIDLKNEIAQMKIHIAELERKDETGAEN; from the coding sequence ATGAAACACATTGATCTCAATGCTACCGAAGCACTTTTTGAGCAAGTTTTTTTACAATCTTCTCTCAGTACACAAATTCTTGATTCAAATGGATGGTGCGAGAGAATCAATCCAAAACTGAGCGAATTATTTGGAGTACAACCAGAAGCTCTCGAAGGAAAAGTATACAATATTTTTAAAGATGAAATGCTGAAACAAGCAGGCGTTCTCCCAGAGCTTCACAAAGTTTTCGATGAAGGTATTTCGACAGAATGGGAGATTCTGTTTGATATCGGAGTGGCTGCAGAGTCACAAAACATCCAGGTAAAAGAAAAAAAGAAGCGATGGTTTCATAACTGGGCATTTCCAATTCTTGATCAGAATGGCAAGGTGTCTCATGTCATTATCCAGCATACCGATATCACACAGAAGAAAAAAGACGAAGACAATCTTGCGTTGAGTGAGAAACGAATGCGAAGTTATTTCAATACACCGCTTTATGGTGTGGCCATCACTTCTCCTGGAAAAAAATGGCTGGAGGTCAATGATGCTCTTTGTACCCTCCTCGGCTATGCTCGTGAAGAGATTTTGGCTACGACATGGGAAGCAATGACGTATCCAGATGACATTGCTCCAGATGTCGCGTTATTCAATCAAGTGATGGCAGGCGAAATCGATCAGTATACTCTGAATAAACGATTTATTCACAAGAATATGTCTGTTATTTGGGTGAAATTATCTATCTTGTGTGTAAAAAAAGAAGATAATACCATTGACTATGTTGTAGCCACTATTGAAGACATCACCGAAAGAAAGAAAACAGAAGAGGCTTTTAAAGAACGGAATGAAGAAGTGGAGAAAATGAACTCATTTATGATGAATCGTGAAATAAAGATGATTGATTTGAAAAATGAAATTGCTCAAATGAAAATACACATTGCTGAGCTGGAAAGAAAAGATGAAACTGGAGCAGAGAATTAA